In Antennarius striatus isolate MH-2024 chromosome 8, ASM4005453v1, whole genome shotgun sequence, a single window of DNA contains:
- the LOC137600234 gene encoding fascin-like: MSSDELLQIPLGLINSAGKYLTAETFGFKINASASSLKKKQTWTLEQTGQDGSAVFLLSHLGRYLATDKDGNVTADSETRGRDCRFVIAAHEDGRWSLQSEPHGRYLGGSEDRITCFAQSATPTEKWSVHLAVHPQVILYSFARKRFAHLSVQGERQEVSVNRDIPWGVDSLVTLVYRDQRYHLETSDNRFLRNDGSLSTKTDKDTGYMLEFRSGKVAIRDCDGRYLAPVGPSGTLKSGKGTRVGKDELFGLERSHAQVVMTAGNERNVSTRQGMDLSANQDEEGDQEVFQMEMSREERKCAFRTSAGKYWTLTPGGGLQSTASTKSANTLFELEWRDGRVCVRAANGKYVVAKKNGQLAATVDNAGEAEQFLMKLINRPIIVFRGEHGFIGARKAGTATLDSNRASYDVFQLEFHNGAYSLKDSQGKYWCVGDDSSVVCSSATPVQFLFEFCDLNKMAIRTLEGKYLKGDHAGGLKASGDSLDSATLWEY, translated from the exons ATGTCTTCAGACGAGCTGCTCCAGATCCCCCTGGGGCTCATCAACAGCGCGGGGAAGTACCTGACGGCCGAGACCTTCGGCTTCAAGATCAACGCTTCAGCCAGCAGCCTGAAGAAGAAGCAGACGTGGACCCTGGAGCAGACCGGGCAGGACGGCAGCGCCGTGTTCCTCCTCTCCCACCTCGGCCGGTACCTCGCCACGGACAAAGACGGGAACGTCACCGCGGACAGCGAGACCCGCGGCCGGGACTGCCGCTTCGTCATCGCCGCGCACGAAGACGGGCGGTGGTCTCTGCAGTCCGAGCCCCACGGAAGGTACCTGGGGGGCAGCGAGGACCGGATCACCTGCTTTGCGCAAAGCGCCACGCCGACCGAGAAATGGAGCGTGCACCTGGCCGTGCACCCGCAGGTCATCCTCTACAGCTTTGCGCGCAAACGCTTCGCCCACTTGAGCGTCCAAGGGGAGCGACAGGAGGTGTCAGTGAACCGGGATATTCCCTGGGGGGTCGACTCGCTGGTGACGCTGGTCTACCGTGACCAGCGTTACCACCTGGAGACTTCTGACAACCGGTTCCTGCGTAATGATGGAAGCCTGTccacaaagacagacaaggaTACCGGCTACATGTTGGAGTTCCGCTCCGGGAAAGTGGCGATCCGTGACTGCGACGGGCGGTACCTGGCCCCCGTGGGGCCATCCGGGACCCTGAAGTCTGGGAAAGGCACCCGGGTGGGGAAGGATGAGCTGTTCGGCCTGGAGCGCAGCCATGCGCAGGTCGTGATGACTGCAGGGAACGAGAGGAACGTGTCCACGAGGCAAG GTATGGacctgtcagccaatcaggatgaaGAAGGAGACCAGGAAGTGTTCCAGATGGAGATGAGCCGTGAGGAGAGGAAGTGTGCCTTCAGAACCTCTGCTGGGAAATACTGGACCCTGACACCGGGTGGAGGACTGCAGTCCACCGCCTCCACCaa GTCAGCTAACACCTTGTTTGAGCTGGAGTGGCGTGacggtcgtgtgtgtgtgcgtgccgcTAACGGCAAATATGTGGTGGCCAAGAAGAACGGGCAGCTGGCAGCTACGGTGGACAACGCAG GGGAGGCTGAACAGTTCCTGATGAAACTGATCAACCGTCCGATCATCGTTTTCCGCGGCGAGCACGGCTTCATCGGCGCCCGTAAAGCCGGAACGGCGACCCTTGACTCCAACCGAGCCTCCTATGATGTTTTCCAGCTGGAATTCCACAATGGAGCGTACTCCCTCAAAG ACTCCCAGGGGAAGTACTGGTGCGTTGGAGACGACTCCTCGGTGGTGTGCAGCAGCGCCACTCCTGTCCAGTTCCTGTTTGAGTTCTGTGACCTCAACAAGATGGCCATCCGTACTCTGGAAGGGAAGTACCTCAAAGGAGACCATGCTGGGGGGCTAAAGGCCAGTGGCGACTCCCTGGACAGCGCCACCTTATGGGAATACTGA
- the rasd3 gene encoding RASD family member 3, with translation MSPSGRPDTARLVFLGAAGVGKTALIHRFLHDRFEHKYTRTVEELHVLEVDMGSGKMRLEILDTSGSYSFPAMRELSIRHSDAFALVYAVDDPGSLEEVRRLRDEILELRGCKCAPITVVGSKADLTESEGRVLLAADVMATVEDEWDANFVEASARTGGNAIGVFGALLQQVELPHRLSPAVLRRRDTIPRPSVKKRPPLKKANSCVLS, from the coding sequence ATGTCTCCGTCAGGACGCCCGGACACCGCCCGGCTGGTATTTCTCGGTGCGGCCGGTGTCGGTAAAACCGCGCTCATCCACCGATTCCTCCACGACCGATTCGAGCACAAATACACTCGCACCGTGGAGGAGCTCCACGTGCTGGAGGTCGACATGGGCTCCGGTAAGATGCGTCTGGAGATCTTGGACACCAGTGGCAGCTACTCCTTCCCGGCCATGCGGGAGCTCTCCATCCGTCACAGCGACGCGTTCGCCCTGGTGTACGCGGTGGACGACCCCGGATCCCTGGAGGAGGTGCGGCGGCTGCGCGACGAGATTTTGGAGCTGCGCGGCTGCAAGTGCGCACCGATCACCGTCGTGGGAAGCAAAGCAGACCTGACCGAGAGCGAGGGTCGGGTGCTGCTGGCCGCTGATGTCATGGCCACAGTGGAGGACGAGTGGGACGCCAACTTCGTGGAAGCGTCTGCGCGCACAGGTGGGAACGCGATCGGAGTGTTCGGAGCGCTGCTCCAACAGGTGGAACTGCCGCACCGGCTGAGCCCTGCGGTGTTGAGGCGCAGAGACACGATCCCCAGACCTTCTGTGAAGAAAAGACCCCCCCTGAAGAAAGCCAACAGCTGCGTTCTGTCGTAG
- the plk1 gene encoding serine/threonine-protein kinase PLK1, translated as MSAGIPKPANPSAHVDPKSAPLKEIPDILVDSRAMKRYARGRFLGKGGFAKCYEITDVETKQVFAGKIVPKSLILKQHQREKMTSEIAIHKSLDHQNIVGFHGFFEDDDFVFVVLEICRRRSLLELHKRRKAVTEPEARYYMTQLLKGVQYLHNNRVIHRDLKLGNIFLNDDMELKIGDFGLATKIEFDGERKKTLCGTPNYIAPEVLCKKGHSYEVDVWSLGCILYTLLVGKPPFETSCLKETYNRIKKNNYTIPWHVNPVASSLIKRMLHADPAQRPTIAELQADEFLTSGYAPSRLPTTCLTVPPRFSMGPSAAMELNQRRPLTALNNKGTEKVDAKDEPAQREGEPSENHLKDLLQQLNSFVAAKPSEKAVVCQGEAEDPACIPIFWISKWVDYSDKYGLGYQLCDNSVGVLFNDFTRLIMYADGDSLQYIDKTAAESYLNVRSYPSALNKKITLLKYFRNYMSEHLLKAGANIARREGDELARLPYLSHWFRTKSAIVLHLSNGTVQVNFFQDHTKLILCPLMAAVTYIDEKREFRTYKLSLLEEFGCTKELASRLRYTKLMVEKMLDRC; from the exons ATGAGTGCAGGCATCCCGAAGCCGGCCAATCCTTCGGCACATGTCGACCCCAAATCGGCTCCTCTTAAAGAAATCCCTGATATTCTGGTTGACTCCCGCGCCATGAAGAGATACGCCAGAGGAAGATTCCTCGGAAAAGGTGGTTTCGCCAAATGCTACGAAATTACAGACGTCGAAACGAAGCAGGTGTTCGCCGGAAAAATCGTTCCTAAGTCGCTGATCCTGAAGCAGcaccagagagagaaaatgaccTCTGAAATCGCAATTCACAAAAGTCTCGACCACCAGAACATCGTCGGGTTTCACGGGTTTTTCGAGGACGATGACTTCGTCTTTGTCGTCCTGGAAATCTGCAGGAGAAGG TCCTTGTTGGAGCTGCACAAACGCCGTAAGGCTGTGACCGAACCTGAGGCTCGCTACTACATGACACAACTGCTGAAGGGGGTCCAGTACCTGCACAACAACCGGGTCATCCACAGAGACCTGAAACTGGGAAACATCTTCCTCAATGACGACATGGAGCTCAAGATAG GGGACTTCGGTTTGGCCACTAAGATTGAGTTTGATGGCGAGCGGAAGAAGACTTTATGTGGAACGCCCAACTACATCGCACCTGAAGTGCTTTGCAAGAAAGGCCACAGCTACGAGGTGGACGTCTGGTCGCTTGGGTGTATACT GTACACTTTATTGGTGGGTAAGCCCCCATTTGAGACCTCCTGCCTGAAGGAGACCTACAACCGCATCAAGAAAAACAACTACACCATCCCCTGG CACGTCAACCCGGTGGCGTCCTCCCTCATCAAGCGGATGCTGCACGCCGACCCGGCTCAGAGGCCTACTATCGCTGAGCTGCAAGCGGATGAGTTCCTGACGTCTGGCTACGCCCCCTCCCGTCTGCCCACCACTTGCCTCACCGTGCCCCCCAGGTTCTCCATGGGCCCCTCCGCAGCCATGGAGCTGAACCAAAGGCGCCCGCTAACCGCTCTCAACAACAAGG GGACAGAGAAGGTGGATGCGAAGGATGAGCCTGCGCAAAG GGAGGGAGAACCGTCGGAAAACCACCTGAAGgacctgctgcagcagctcaacAGCTTCGTCGCTGCCAAGCCCTCTGAGAAGGCGGTCGTCTGCCAGG gagAGGCAGAGGATCCTGCATGTATCCCCATCTTCTGGATCAGCAAATGGGTCGACTACTCTGACAAATATGGATTAG GCTACCAGCTCTGTGACAACAGTGTGGGTGTGCTGTTCAACGACTTCACCCGTCTCATCATGTACGCCGACGGGGACAGTCTGCAGTACATTGACAAGACGGCGGCCGAGTCCTACCTCAACGTGCGCTCCTACCCGTCTGCTCTGAACAAGAAG atAACATTGCTTAAATATTTCCGCAACTACATGAGCGAGCATCTGCTGAAGGCGGGCGCCAACATCGCTCGGCGGGAAGGAGACGAGCTCGCCCGGCTGCCCTACCTGTCCCACTGGTTCAGGACCAAGAGCGCCATCGTGCTGCACCTCAGCAACGGCACCGTTCAGGTCAACTTCTTCCAG GACCACACCAAGCTGATCCTGTGTCCGCTGATGGCCGCTGTCACCTACATCGACGAGAAGCGGGAGTTCCGCACCTACAAGCTGTCTCTGCTGGAGGAGTTCGGCTGCACCAAGGAGCTGGCCAGCCGCCTTCGCTACACCAAGCTCATGGTGGAGAAAATGCTGGACAGATGCTAG
- the palb2 gene encoding partner and localizer of BRCA2 produces MERNVADILHCEEQLRTTLHCDDKEKLRRKLALLQKEYLRTVQRLQRAERSEAVRKHVRSRIAEQNHQDQRNPEVTSNPSCKSASPGLHTPNRAASGLPQDQRDTGGPTDSDTRTPQVIRFSLPSDGPQTTHPCCDATKAHRPSPALRLRSRRSRLRWEKRSTEAGTIVDISEEGREQSERMETDQGREGRLKNEGTEVESKNEDQLSGTESESPSLLLSHWNTCGKDNTGDMEGEEKLGRPEQSEKEAELRSEGGKEAESVSLLLTCETPDIQTDGRNQDSTLNRGRKERGGEEDGENSRQKDGRSCDSRDKNTHQNETKKMEHKDIPENSVEKKEEKSGCEVKGAGLLESCTLVEGLLFPAEYYIRTTRRMTSSQSQPDVQAVILSQLNIGRHRRSRGRGKGWNGRAPSPSAGRRVDSSPAADASAGLRSQSSGETSVPNSASQMDVGSCVSPAIATAPPSRGRKRRRSWSRRRRAQTPRRSLSLDSHQLSPGETFPATDASQPASTHSTATQPCPGGNTAQSESGSAAAHGVYPIFLNSSRTSRSSQMSADSFQSLLLPSSPSSQTSLLPPPSLSLGPLAKKLMTFDIVQDFHLPDDQFAFLKLHKLRQVAVESGVELFASPSSNTRSSIRRYETHRDGGDPVTPLPLPLSLTPTTSCSSNLAEGKQDASQSVDVQNVIRERQPTGEPTGRASPEETSSRDALREQQTDHPHPKCEDDQVHDGDDRLDHYTEKNFVSLSSPGQTNVERSLKTQPHINVTDRPGGQKDLTLSRVEEPAGLVRTLEDQTSISHQSEAKAVTLQACDDREGPAESPAPHQKEKPPPGDATSPAALHRAPSQLLMSPLASAPYSSTLLSEPKLPALGLTPYPEPAALPLTASPTAPALILPPPYSPSTQALSPPVLSPCPSLTSLPLSQPPTSPSAQIQDPSQNVEPPEPPTAPGIQLQDGGMSCKATLKAPAGGRLVDVCCLPAPSGGFYVAAAGKWAVCLWSQKSESDWSLMHTWTFNKPVISVFPVPDAAELMCVTLGQLEITEVRLLSCSSVRQLLLCEGLVQAVVGMPKSRVVASSHEASGSALRAFTLSDCGSAPSSQLLTSPGVCVGALAPVDGLTDALIGTDEGGRLFVWNVRTGQLLRRIVFGDGLSHAACLRGYSDCGVLFVLLQHHFLCSLGEEEEVEATEKDQEQKEEKKKTALLSLVAINPLNGKSTPASRLYPPTSWSGRLCEADVSSCSVVGLSQSGCVCVWELGCRGASMMVGAPESEGWQLARWGRGDTLLTGHHNGDVTLHRYSGSVSLGLER; encoded by the exons ATGGAGAGGAATGTGGCAGATATCCTCCATTGTGAGGAGCAGCTGAGGACAACACTACACTGTGATGACAAGGAGAAG CTTCGCAGGAAGTTAGCACTGTTACAAAAGGAGTATCTACGGACAGTCCAGAGACTGCAG CGTGCAGAGCGTTCAGAAGCAGTGCGGAAACATGTGAGGAGCAGGATCGCAGAACAAAACCACCAGGACCAGAGAAACCCAGAGGTTACGTCTAACCCCAGCTGCAAGTCTGCTTCACCTGGGCTGCACACCCCCAACAGGGCAGCATCAGGTTTACCCCAGGACCAGAGAGACACTGGAG GTCCTACAGATTCAGACACCAGGACGCCCCAGGTGATCAGATTCTCGCTCCCCTCTGATGGTCCACAAACTACACATCCCTGCTGTGATGCCACCAAAGCTCACAGACCCAGTCCTGCCTTGCGCCTCAGGTCTCGACGCAGCCGTCTGCGATGGGAAAAGAGGAGCACTGAGGCTGGCACTATTGTGGACATCAGTGAAGAAGGACGGGAGCAGAGTGAAAGAATGGAGACTGATCAGGGACGTGAAGGAAGACTTAAAAATGAGGGAACAGAGGTTGAAAGTAAAAATGAAGATCAGCTCTCTGGTACAGAATCTGAATCTCCCTCTCTGCTGCTTTCACATTGGAACACTTGTGGAAAAGACAACACAGGAGATatggagggagaggaaaaaCTGGGAAGACCAGAACAAAGTGAAAAAGAGGCAGAGTTGAGATCTGAGGGGGGAAAAGAAGCAGAGTCGGTCTCTTTGCTGCTCACATGTGAGACCCCTGATATACAAACTGATGGAAGGAATCAAGATAGCACACttaacagaggaagaaaggaaagaggGGGAGAGGAAGATGGTGAGAAtagcagacagaaagatggaaGGTCGTGTGACAGTAGAGATAAAAACACTCATCAAAATGAGACAAAGAAAATGGAACATAAAGATATTCCTGAGAATTCGgttgaaaaaaaagaggaaaaaagtgGGTGTGAGGTAAAGGGAGCCGGACTCCTGGAATCCTGCACTCTTGTGGAAGGACTGCTTTTCCCGGCGGAGTACTACATCCGAACCACGAGACGTATGACATCGTCACAGAGCCAGCCTGACGTGCAGGCCGTCATCCTCTCCCAGCTGAACATCGGACGACATCGCAGGAGCCGAGGCCGCGGCAAAGGATGGAACGGTCGCGCGCCATCTCCGTCTGCAGGACGCCGTGTGGACTCATCGCCGGCAGCGGACGCGTCTGCTGGGCTGAGGAGCCAGAGCTCCGGTGAGACATCAGTTCCAAACTCAGCTTCTCAAATGGACGTGGGTTCTTGTGTTTCTCCCGCCATCGCCACCGCTCCTCCATCGAGAGgtaggaagaggagaagaagctggagcaggaggaggagagctcaGACGCCACGACGTTCTCTTAGTTTAGACTCTCATCAGCTCAGTCCAGGAGAAACTTTTCCAGCCACAGATGCCTCCCAACCCGCCTCCACCCACAGCACAGCTACACAGCCTTGTCCTGGTGGGAACACGGCCCAGTCTGAGTCTGGCTCCGCCGCTGCACATGGGGTCTATCCCATATTTCTGAACAGCAGCAGAACGAGCAGATCTTCGCAGATGA GTGCTGATTCCTTCCAGTCCCTCCTCCTGCCCTCCTCTCCGTCTTCACAaacctctcttcttcctcctccctctctgtccCTCGGCCCACTGGCGAAAAAGCTGATGACCTTTGACATCGTACAAGATTTCCATCTCCCTGATGATCAATTTGCCTTTTTGAAGCTGCACAAGCTCCGACAAGTCGCTGTGGAATCAGGAGTCGAACTGTTTGCGTCCCCGTCTTCCAACACACGCAGTAGCATCCGGCGCTACGAAACACACCGCGATGGCGGCGATCCGGTGACGCCTCTTCCGCTTCCTCTCAGCCTCACTCCTACGACCTCGTGTTCGTCCAATCTCGCTGAAGGAAAGCAGGATGCTTCGCAGTCAGTAGACGTCCAGAATGTGATCAGAGAACGCCAGCCCACAGGTGAACCAACAGGACGGGCCTCACCTGAAGAGACATCCAGCAGAGACGCCCTCAGAGAGCAGCAGACTGATCATCCTCACCCAAAGTGTGAGGATGATCAGGTTCACGATGGTGACGACCGTTTGGATCATTACACGGAGAAAAATTTTGTCAGTCTGTCCAGTCCTGGACAGACGAACGTTGAGCGGTCTCTTAAAACACAACCTCACATCAACGTTACCGACAGACCTGGAGGCCAAAAGGACTTAACTCTGAGTCGGGTAGAAGAGCCAGCAGGTTTGGTTCGTACTCTGGAGGATCAGACCTCCATAAGTCACCAAAGCGAAGCCAAAGCTGTTACTCTACAGGCGTGTGATGACCGTGAAGGTCCAGCAGAGTCTCCTGCTCCGCATCAGAAAGAGAAACCACCTCCTGGAGACGCCACAAGTCCTGCCGCTCTGCACAGAGCCCCCTCCCAGCTCCTGATGAGCCCCCTGGCGTCAGCTCCCTACTCCTCCACTCTCCTCTCCGAACCCAAACTACCAGCGCTGGGACTCACCCCGTACCCCGAACCTGCTGCCCTCCCCCTGACAGCGTCACCCACTGCCCCGGCTCTCATTCTGCCTCCCCCTTACAGCCCCTCCACTCAGGCCCTGTCCCCTCCAGTCCTGTCTCCCTGTCCGTCCCTCACTTCCCTCCCTCTCAGCCAGCCTCCCACCTCCCCCTCTGCTCAGATCCAGGATCCGTCCCAGAATGTTGAACCTCCTGAGCCCCCGACGGCCCCCGGGATCCAGTTGCAGGACGGAGGCATGAGCTGCAAGGCCACGCTGAAG gcccCAGCAGGGGGCCGTTTGGTGGACGTTTGCTGTCTGCCTGCACCCTCGGGGGGGTTTTATGTGGCAGCAGCTGGAAAGTGGGCGGTTTGTCTCTGGAGCCAGAAGTCAGAATCTGATTGGAGCTTAATGCACACCTGGACCTTTAATAAG cctgtgatcagtgtgtttcctgtcccGGATGCTGCCGAGCTGATGTGTGTGACGCTGGGTCAGTTAGAAATCACAGAAGTGAG ACTGCTGTCCTGCTCCAGCGTCCGTCAGCTGCTCCTCTGTGAGGGGCTTGTCCAGGCGGTGGTGGGGATGCCCAAATCCAGAGTGGTCGCCTCCTCCCATGAAGCCTCTGGCTCTGCCCTGCGGGCGTTTACTCTGTCGGACTGCGGCAG CGCGCCGAGCTCTCAGCTTCTGACATCTCCTGGCGTTTGTGTCGGGGCTCTCGCTCCAGTGGACGGACTTACGGATGCTCTGATCGGCACGGACGAGGGAGGGCGCCTCTTTGTTTG GAACGTGAGGACGGGGCAGCTGCTGCGTCGGATCGTGTTTGGAGACGGTTTGTCCCACGCCGCCTGTCTCAGAGGATACTCCGACTGC GGGGTATTGTTcgtcctgctgcagcatcaCTTCCTCTGCTCcctgggggaggaagaagaagtcgAGGCCACAGAGAAAGATCAGGagcaaaaggaggagaaaaaaaagactgcacTGCTTTCACTGGTCGCCATCAACCCTCTGAATGGGAAATCCACTCCAGCGTCTCGGCTGTATCCGCCCACATCCTGGTCCGGCAG GCTGTGTGAAGCAGACGTCAGCAGCTGCAGCGTGGTGGGCCTGAGCCAGAGCGGCTGCGTCTGCGTGTGGGAGCTTGGGTGTCGGGGGGCCTCCATGATGGTGGGGGCTCCTGAGAGCGAAGGCTGGCAGCTGGCACGATGGGGAAGGGGAGACACGCTGCTGACTGGACACCACAACGGAGACGTGACGCTGCACCGCTACAGCGGCAGCGTTTCACTCGGACTTGAGCGTTAA
- the LOC137600199 gene encoding retinol dehydrogenase 8-like isoform X2, protein MRDLKRKDKLVEAAGDAYGTTLSLAVLDVCSDESVKQCINGIKDRHVDVLINNAGIGLVGPVESIPIDEMKKVFETNFFGVIRMIKEVMPDMKNRKGGHIIVVSSVMGLQGVVFNDVYAASKFAMEGFCESLAVQLLKFNVTLSLIEPGPVHTEFEAKMIEDVKKKEYPGADPDTLHYFKNIYLPSSVDIFENFGQTPDDVARCTKKVIEASRPRFRNLTNPKYTPIVALKYADETGGLSVHAFYHMLFNLGPLMHVSMTAMKYLTCGCLRSRTVSPN, encoded by the exons ATGCGCGATCTAAAACGTAAGGATAAGCTGGTGGAAGCTGCGGGGGACGCCTATGGAACAACTCTTTCTCTGGCGGTGCTGGACGTCTGCAGCGACGAGTCGGTCAAACAGTGCATCAACGGCATCAAAGATCGACACGTGGACGTCCTCA TCAATAACGCAGGTATCGGCCTCGTCGGTCCAGTGGAAAGCATCCCCATCGACGAGATGAAGAAAGTGTTCGAGACCAACTTCTTTGGGGTGATCCGTATGATCAAGGAGGTGATGCCGGATATGAAGAATAGGAAAGGAGGACACATCATCGTGGTCAGCAGCGTGATGGGGCTGCAAG GTGTGGTTTTTAACGACGTGTACGCAGCTTCCAAGTTTGCGATGGAGGGCTTCTGTGAGAGTCTGGCAGTGCAGCTTCTGAAGTTTAACGTCAC ACTGTCATTGATTGAGCCGGGCCCAGTCCATACAGAATTTGAGGCAAAGATGATTGAGGatgtgaagaagaaagagtACCCCGGAGCTGATCCTGACACTTTGCACTACTTCAAGAACATCTATCTTCCTTCTTCTGTTGACATCTTTGAGAACTTTGGACAAACACCTGATGATGTCGCCAGA TGTACCAAGAAAGTGATTGAAGCAAGCAGACCACGCTTCCGTAATCTGACCAACCCCAAGTACACGCCCATTGTAGCACTGAAATACGCCGATGAAACCGGAGGCCTGTCTGTCCACGCCTTCTACCACATGCTCTTTAACCTGGGTCCTCTGATGCATGTCAGCATGACCGCCATGAAGTATCTCACCTGTGGATGTCTGAGGAGCAGGACGGTTTCACCAAACTAG
- the LOC137600199 gene encoding retinol dehydrogenase 8-like isoform X1 yields MAGPGQKVVLITGCSSGIGLRMAVMLAKDEQKRYHVIATMRDLKRKDKLVEAAGDAYGTTLSLAVLDVCSDESVKQCINGIKDRHVDVLINNAGIGLVGPVESIPIDEMKKVFETNFFGVIRMIKEVMPDMKNRKGGHIIVVSSVMGLQGVVFNDVYAASKFAMEGFCESLAVQLLKFNVTLSLIEPGPVHTEFEAKMIEDVKKKEYPGADPDTLHYFKNIYLPSSVDIFENFGQTPDDVARCTKKVIEASRPRFRNLTNPKYTPIVALKYADETGGLSVHAFYHMLFNLGPLMHVSMTAMKYLTCGCLRSRTVSPN; encoded by the exons ATGGCAGGTCCCGGGCAGAAAGTGGTGCTGATCACCGGCTGCTCCTCCGGCATCGGCCTGAGGATGGCCGTGATGCTGGCCAAGGACGAGCAGAAGCGTTATCACG TCATAGCAACAATGCGCGATCTAAAACGTAAGGATAAGCTGGTGGAAGCTGCGGGGGACGCCTATGGAACAACTCTTTCTCTGGCGGTGCTGGACGTCTGCAGCGACGAGTCGGTCAAACAGTGCATCAACGGCATCAAAGATCGACACGTGGACGTCCTCA TCAATAACGCAGGTATCGGCCTCGTCGGTCCAGTGGAAAGCATCCCCATCGACGAGATGAAGAAAGTGTTCGAGACCAACTTCTTTGGGGTGATCCGTATGATCAAGGAGGTGATGCCGGATATGAAGAATAGGAAAGGAGGACACATCATCGTGGTCAGCAGCGTGATGGGGCTGCAAG GTGTGGTTTTTAACGACGTGTACGCAGCTTCCAAGTTTGCGATGGAGGGCTTCTGTGAGAGTCTGGCAGTGCAGCTTCTGAAGTTTAACGTCAC ACTGTCATTGATTGAGCCGGGCCCAGTCCATACAGAATTTGAGGCAAAGATGATTGAGGatgtgaagaagaaagagtACCCCGGAGCTGATCCTGACACTTTGCACTACTTCAAGAACATCTATCTTCCTTCTTCTGTTGACATCTTTGAGAACTTTGGACAAACACCTGATGATGTCGCCAGA TGTACCAAGAAAGTGATTGAAGCAAGCAGACCACGCTTCCGTAATCTGACCAACCCCAAGTACACGCCCATTGTAGCACTGAAATACGCCGATGAAACCGGAGGCCTGTCTGTCCACGCCTTCTACCACATGCTCTTTAACCTGGGTCCTCTGATGCATGTCAGCATGACCGCCATGAAGTATCTCACCTGTGGATGTCTGAGGAGCAGGACGGTTTCACCAAACTAG